Proteins co-encoded in one Gossypium arboreum isolate Shixiya-1 chromosome 11, ASM2569848v2, whole genome shotgun sequence genomic window:
- the LOC108473935 gene encoding uncharacterized protein LOC108473935, producing MAGIGDDVGFGDFLFFSSSSSHSINGPQFSAKDMTTTAAAANDDDDDDWGDFINSSNNLSRTESLPVNNFQFDSSPGSPPPTQSDSAPSRVESVKAQWDKLTGALPLSIFGEEEKEDGGSDAVDAGFNGVNSSFSFPKQDGNLKEKGSNLKDVLADLYKEKEKGNEANGFRSGLDVKKAIDLNSNAGTWNWNGSNSGLNGSGLKVDALDLSTNGPASVKKEENLGSNGYAFGMERKEVNMGLSGLDLSSNGSSLGQKGLNLDSNAGNSVLVDEEDDDGWEFKGAEPKAEAAAEILKSNPNVPMSNFNMSTLSWDPLGTNASVLSSNINGVNANASRLDSNLVDENDKTSVDADDDADDDDDGWEFKAAEPETRFSASDAKVEDQDREKPQGAEFSVGFGNGANGSSDSFGTSDGISKKPGEWDLGFSFFPSFESQSKQNDTKDGEISSSAVINIGSGKMSWAFKDATFGHESKAKEEPRVADASSSAVEGFSFDGHIQGNEETSKKNKGALPLSIFGDEEIETEDPLKHEDVSLLKPTTTKGGLKDTRSNISINDLISSLYSQSEINTSLNPISNQNGLLSSQIDAGSSLVNGDNFDDDSWEFKGAVSGTGGENQNSSFSFGDSYEKYTIKTELNDYLDLYSKLSTELCFVALSHLENMKKDKSTAAPSGEDAEVKAIEEEIQGLYNELQKDGIISEEVTSENLQSRSIHLGEYAKVLLEKKFQVLESEYQLSEKLSLAEKDMASTIELLKHAASTLKVLKLGSAEDQSYYVSTWLRILTVCALELKHGSMIWKQSLQKNIHSQLLSKPQGRQYILALGEIYRVVKIVGSLSAKLYKPWILFSSENPTNFPALVRECSSVWSSSGLEEALQNLTDLTDLKYDVEALLGSIQSIHDPDAHELYKQVFLEQESTCCLSGLTAGAVPGMKMVLWDGRHYFVTIVNLWANLISRNPPNLPLIHARK from the exons ATGGCCGGAATCGGCGATGACGTTGGATTCGGCGATTTCTTGTTCTTTTCTTCCTCATCGTCACATTCAATCAACGGTCCTCAGTTCTCCGCCAAAGACATGACCACCACCGCTGCCGCCGCAAACGACGACGACGACGATGATTGGGGAGATTTCATCAACTCCAGCAATAATCTCTCTCGCACTGAATCTCTTCCCGTCAATAACTTTCAGTTTGATTCCTCTCCCGGCTCACCCCCTCCAACTCAATCCGACTCGGCTCCGAGCCGAGTGGAATCGGTGAAAGCCCAATGGGACAAGCTGACTGGAGCTTTACCGTTGTCGATTTTcggggaagaagaaaaagaggatGGGGGATCTGACGCAGTGGACGCAGGGTTTAATGGTGTGAACAGTTCGTTTTCGTTCCCTAAACAGGACggaaatttgaaggaaaaaggaTCGAATTTAAAGGATGTGTTAGCGGATTTGTATAAAGAGAAAGAGAAGGGGAATGAGGCAAATGGGTTTAGGTCGGGCCTGGATGTTAAGAAGGCAATTGATTTGAATTCTAATGCGGGGACTTGGAATTGGAACGGATCGAATTCGGGGTTGAACGGATCAGGGTTGAAGGTGGATGCATTGGATTTGAGTACAAACGGTCCTGCTTCGGTTAAAAAAGAGGAGAATTTAGGTTCAAATGGGTATGCATTTGGGATGGAAAGAAAAGAAGTGAATATGGGGTTAAGCGGGTTGGATTTGAGCTCAAATGGGTCGAGTTTGGGTCAGAAAGGGTTGAATTTGGATTCGAATGCGGGGAATTCTGTTTTGGTTGATGAGGAGGACGATGATGGGTGGGAATTTAAAGGAGCAGAGCCAAAAGCAGAAGCTGCAGCTGAAATTTTGAAG AGTAATCCAAATGTGCCAATGTCGAATTTCAATATGTCTACTTTGAGTTGGGATCCATTGGGTACAAATGCCAGTGTGCTGAGTTCAAATATTAATGGGGTAAACGCAAATGCAAGTAGGTTGGACTCTAATTTAGTTGATGAAAATGATAAGACTAGTGTTGATGCTGATGATGatgctgatgatgatgatgatggatggGAATTCAAGGCTGCAGAGCCCGAGACTCGCTTCTCAGCCAGTGATGCTAag GTTGAGGACCAGGATCGGGAAAAACCTCAGGGAGCTGAATTCAGCGTTGGGTTTGGGAATGGTGCGAATGGTTCTAGTGATTCTTTTGGCACATCAGATGGAATATCTAAGAAACCTGGTGAATGGGACTTAGGATTTAGTTTCTTCCCTAGTTTTGAATCTCAAAGCAAGCAGAATGATACTAAAGATGGTGAGATTTCTTCTTCAGCTGTTATAAATATTGGTTCTGGCAAAATGTCCTGGGCTTTTAAGGACGCAACTTTTGGACATGAATCAAAGGCTAAG GAAGAGCCAAGGGTTGCTGATGCTTCCTCTTCTGCGGTTGAAGGTTTTTCATTTGACGGTCATATCCAG GGGAATGAGGAAACTTCAAAGAAAAACAAAGGAGCATTGCCCCTGTCCATCTTTGGTGATGAAGAAATTGAAACTGAGGATCCATTGAAACATGAAGATGTTTCCCTTCTTAAACCAACCACTACAAAGGGTGGCTTGAAGGATACTCGTTCAAATATATCCATCAATGATCTTATATCAAGTTTATATAGCCAATCTGAGATAAATACTTCTTTAAATCCAATCAGCAATCAAAATGGACTTCTTTCCTCTCAGATAGATGCGGGTTCCAGTTTAGTAAATGGTGATAATTTTGATGACGACTCCTGGGAATTTAAAGGTGCCGTTTCTGGAACTGGAGGAGAAAACCAGAATTCTTCATTCAGTTTTGGAGATTCATATGAAAAATACACTATCAAAACGGAGCTAAATGATTATCTGGACTTGTATTCTAAATTGTCCACTGAATTGTGCTTTGTTGCACTTAGCCATCTTGAGAATATGAAG aaagataaaAGTACTGCTGCTCCTTCTGGTGAAGATGCTGAAGTAAAAGCTATTGAGGAGGAAATCCAG GGTCTATATAATGAACTGCAAAAAGATGGCATAATATCTGAAGAAGTCACCTCAGAGAATCTCCAGTCAAGAAGTATTCACCTTGGTGAATATGCAAAGGTTCTACTAGAAAAAAAGTTTCAAGTGCTGGAATCTGAATATCAGTTATCAGAGAAATTATCATTG GCAGAGAAGGATATGGCATCAACAATTGAACTCTTGAAACATGCTGCATCAACATTGAAGGTTCTAAAATTAGGGTCAGCTGAGGATCAATCTTATTATGTATCTACCTGGTTGAGGATTTTGACTGTTTGTGCACTAGAGCTGAAACATGGTTCTATGATTTGGAAGCAGTCATTGCAGAAAAACATCCACAGTCAATTATTGTCTAAACCTCAAG GCAGACAGTACATTCTAGCTCTTGGAGAAATTTACAGAGTTGTCAAAATTGTCGGATCTTTGTCCGCCAAACTCTACAAACCTTGGATATTGTTTAGTTCTGAAAATCCCACAAACTTCCCTGCTCTTGTGAGGGAGTGTTCTTCTGTGTGGTCAAGTTCAGGACTTGAAGAAGCCCTTCAAAATCTGACTGATTTGACAGATTTAAAATATGATGTTGAAGCTTTACTTGGTTCCATTCAGAGTATTCATGATCCTGATGCGCATGAACTCTATAAACAAGTTTTCTTGGAGCAAGAATCTACATGTTGTCTGTCAGGTTTAACTGCAGGAGCAGTGCCAG GCATGAAAATGGTGCTTTGGGATGGACGGCATTACTTTGTAACCATTGTCAACTTGTGGGCAAATTTAATAAGTCGCAATCCACCAAATTTGCCGCTCATACATGCTCGAAAATAA
- the LOC108470796 gene encoding uncharacterized protein LOC108470796 translates to MMSGGYTSIDNQKVSGSVPAVSDSGRVPVQFADSGLQTFPPSGVQGKISGGTLPPSDADDSFSRPAGGSSSGSDEPQASGWLHKFTVAAYKPYFDVDTTDVLDRLKESLYPFRGTFTEKTATNPDLYGPFWICTTLIFVAASIGTFVTYVAHKLRDKEWNYDINLVTWSAGVFYGYVTVVPLVLYVILKYFSAPSGLVQLFCLYGYSLFIFIPALCLSVVPLEIFRWIIAAVAGFMSATFVALNLKAHITSAGERWVLIVAGIFLLQLGLAVVLKLYLFTVSV, encoded by the exons ATGATGTCCGGAGGTTATACCAGCATTGATAACCAGAAAGTTTCTGGATCCGTACCC GCCGTTTCGGATTCCGGCCGTGTCCCGGTCCAATTCGCAG ATTCGGGCCTTCAAACATTTCCTCCATCGGGTGTGCAGGGGAAGATCTCTGGTGGAACTCTACCTCCATCTGATGCCGACG ATTCATTTTCAAGACCTGCTGGTGGCTCTTCTAGTGGCTCTGATGAACCACAAGCAAGTGGATGGCTTCATAAATTCACAGTTGCTGCATACAAGCCATATTTTGATGTTGATACTACAGATGTTTTGGATAGACTTAAGGAGTCACTCTATCCATTTAGGGGAACATTTACAGAGAAAACAGCTACCAACCCAGATTT ATATGGACCATTCTGGATTTGcaccactcttatatttgtagcAGCGTCTATTGGGACATTTGTGACCTATGTAGCACACAAGCTCCGGGATAAAGAATGGAATTATGACATAAATCTGGTTACATGGTCTGCTGGTGTGTTCTATGGCTATGTCACTGTCGTTCCTCTTGTCTTGTATGTTATTCTCAAGTACTTCTCGGCACCATCAGGCCTTGTCCAACTGTTTTGTCTATATGGATACTCATTATTTATCTTTATTCCAGCACTG TGTCTATCTGTTGTCCCCTTGGAAATTTTCAGATGGATAATTGCAGCTGTAGCTGGGTTCATGTCAGCAACTTTTGTGGCACTTAATCTCAAAGCTCACATTACTTCAGCTGGAGAAAGATGGGTCTTAATCGTTGCTGGCATCTTTCTATTGCAGCTGGGTCTTGCTGTTGTGCTCAAACTCTATTTGTTCACCGTTTCGGTATAA
- the LOC108470920 gene encoding peroxisomal adenine nucleotide carrier 1 has product MAVDLESLSEATSGALGSLLSTTILYPLDTCKTKYQVEVQDHGQQKYRNLSDVLWEAISNRQVLSLYQGLGTKNLQSFIAQFVYFYGYSYFKRLYLEKSGFKSIGTKANLILAAAAGACTAIVTQPLDTASSRMQTSAYGKSKGLWKTLTEGTLSDAFDGLGISLLLTSNPAIQFTVFDQLKQRLLKQKLKEADHDSSPVVLSAFTAFLVGAISKSVATILTYPAIRCKVMIQASDPDEDDDKTKRAQRKPRKTVSSVFCNIWKKEGIPGFFKGIEAQITKTVLSSALLLMIKEKISATAWVLILAIQRYLLLTRGKLKKA; this is encoded by the exons ATGGCTGTTGATTTAGAGTCCTTATCGGAGGCTACTTCAGGTGCTTTAGGGTCATTGTTAAGCACCACGATTTTGTACCCTCTTGACACTTGCAAAACCAAGTATCAAGTCGAGGTTCAAGACCATGGTCAACAAAAATACAG GAACCTGTCAGATGTATTATGGGAAGCGATATCTAACCGCCAAGTTCTTTCCTTATACCAGGGATTAGGCACAAAAAACCTACAGTCATTTATTGcacaatttgtttatttttatggatATAGCTACTTCAAAAGACTGTATCTAGAAAAGAGTGGTTTCAAGTCGATTGGGACAAAAGCAAACTTGATTCTTGCTGCGGCAGCAGGGGCTTGTACTGCTATTGTCACTCAG CCTCTGGATACAGCCTCCTCAAGAATGCAGACAAGTGCATATGGAAAATCAAAAGGGCTCTGGAAGACCCTCACAGAGGGCACTTTGAGTGATGCATTCGATGGCCTTGGCATATCTCTTTTACTGACCTCCAACCCTGCAATTCAG TTTACagtatttgatcagctgaaacaACGACTACTTAAGCAAAAACTGAAGGAAGCAGACCATGATTCTTCTCCAGTAGTTCTATCTGCCTTTACAGCTTTCCTGGTAGGCGCAATATCGAAGAGTGTTGCAACTATCTTGACTTATCCAGCAATCAG GTGCAAGGTAATGATCCAAGCCTCAGATCCAGACGAAGATGATGATAAAACTAAGAGAGCTCAACGAAAACCACGGAAAACAGTGTCAAGTGTTTTCTGTAACATCTGGAAAAAGGAAGGGATTCCCGGCTTTTTCAAAGGAATAGAGGCTCAAATCACAAAGACTGTATTAAGCTCCGCTTTGCTTCTGATGATCAAAGAAAAAATTTCAGCCACCGCTTGGGTTCTTATACTTGCTATCCAAAGGTATTTGCTGCTTACAAGGGGTAAGTTAAAAAAGGCATGA
- the LOC108471562 gene encoding putative UDP-glucuronate:xylan alpha-glucuronosyltransferase 4, with the protein MAHKTLHSNQKLFTLSLILLSLSLLIFFIFFGSKNNVVNRFKVETDQPNQFFTNPRWFDLIQEESNGDKKIKVGLVNLNDEEVSQYEVHGNGSLVDTVRVHFDRVSKVREWNDFFPVWINEDSNLQPPTCPEIPMPRLEEYWDLSVVVAKVPCDGWTSEAGLRDVFRLQVNLVVANLLVRSGCAKGPDIKREVYAVFIGHCGPMPEIFRCDDLLRKEGDHWVYKPELKRLKQKVLMPLGTCQIAYPFGKTDNARENKLKNRQFNHREAYVTVLHSSDAYVCGAIALAQSIIRTNSTKDLLLLHDEHVSPRSLTGLRTAGWKTRQIERIRSPFAKKGSYNEWNYSKLRIWLLTWYHKVVFIDSDLLVFKNMDWVFHYPQISAAGNDRTLFNSGIMVIEPSLCTFEDLMLKSFKVGSYNGGDQGFLNEVFTWWHRLPNEVNFLKYFDRNHSLDREKIPDDLSAIHYLGLKPWMCYRDYDCNWDIKERQVFASDKAHEKWWQVYDEMAERLKPYCGLSPHMNWRIKKWRRIAKKLSLPDEHWKIGVTDPRQYTLVQ; encoded by the exons ATGGCTCACAAAACCCTTCATTCCAACCAAAAGCTCTTCACTCTCTCCCTAATTCTTCTCTCTTTATCACTGTtaatcttttttatatttttcggATCAAAAAACAACGTTGTCAACAGATTTAAGGTCGAAACAGATCAACCTAATCAATTTTTTACAAATCCGAGATGGTTTGATCTTATTCAAGAAGAGAGTAACGGTGATAAGAAGATCAAGGTTGGTTTAGTTAATCTCAATGATGAAGAAGTGAGTCAATATGAAGTGCATGGAAATGGTTCACTTGTTGATACCGTTCGTGTACATTTTGATCGTGTTTCTAAGGTAAGAGAATGGAATGATTTTTTTCCTGTTTGGATTAATGAAGACTCAAACTTGCAACCGCCAACGTGTCCGGAGATCCCCATGCCACGGCTGGAGGAGTATTGGGACCTTAGTGTCGTGGTGGCTAAGGTACCATGTGATGGGTGGACAAGTGAGGCAGGGCTGAGGGATGTGTTTAGGTTACAAGTGAATTTGGTGGTGGCTAATCTTTTGGTAAGGAGTGGTTGTGCCAAAGGGCCGGACATTAAACGGGAGGTGTATGCGGTGTTCATCGGCCATTGTGGGCCGATGCCGGAGATATTCAGATGTGATGATCTGTTGAGGAAGGAAGGGGATCATTGGGTGTATAAGCCTGAGCTGAAGAGGCTGAAACAAAAGGTGCTCATGCCTCTAGGGACATGCCAAATTGCTTATCCATTTGGAAAAACAG ATAATGCACGGGAAAATAAGCTGAAAAACAGGCAATTTAATCACAGGGAAGCATATGTAACAGTTCTTCACTCCTCCGATGCTTATGTATGTGGCGCCATAGCTTTGGCACAAAGCATTATTCGAACCAATTCAACGAAAGATTTACTGCTTCTCCACGATGAACACGTATCCCCTAGATCCTTAACAGGCCTAAGAACTGCCGGCTGGAAAACAAGACAAATCGAACGAATTCGAAGCCCCTTTGCGAAGAAAGGTTCATACAACGAATGGAATTACAGCAAGCTCCGAATCTGGTTGTTAACATGGTATCACAAAGTCGTTTTCATTGATTCAGATTTACTGGTTTTCAAAAACATGGATTGGGTCTTCCATTATCCCCAGATTTCAGCTGCTGGAAATGATAGAACTCTGTTCAATTCAGGGATCATGGTCATCGAGCCTTCACTGTGTACCTTCGAAGATTTGATGTTGAAAAGCTTCAAGGTGGGATCATACAATGGAGGAGACCAAGGGTTTTTAAATGAAGTGTTCACTTGGTGGCATAGGTTGCCTAACGAAGTGAATTTCCTCAAGTATTTTGATAGGAACCACAGTTTAGATCGTGAAAAGATACCTGATGATCTTTCTGCGATTCATTATTTGGGTTTGAAGCCATGGATGTGTTACAGAGACTATGATTGTAATTGGGATATAAAGGAAAGACAAGTTTTCGCTAGTGATAAAGCTCATGAGAAATGGTGGCAAGTATATGATGAAATGGCTGAGAGACTGAAGCCATATTGTGGGTTGAGTCCACATATGAATTGGAggataaagaaatggagaaggaTTGCTAAGAAACTTAGCTTACCTGATGAACATTGGAAGATTGGTGTAACTGATCCTCGACAGTACACTCTTGTTCAATAA